GGCGGGGGCGGCGTCATCACCGCCTCGACCACGGCCGGCGGGGCGGCGGGGGCAGGCTCGGCGGCGGGAACGGGCGACGGCTCCGGCCCCTCAGCGACCACCGGCTGGGGCGCGGGGACCACGGCGGGCTCGGTGCGGGCCGCCGTCGGAGGCGGGGCGCCGTCGGTGGGGCGCGTCCAGGCGGCGAGGACGCTCACCACGAACAGCACGGCGACCGCCGCGCCCGGATTCTTCCTCGCTCCCCACCCCTGACGAAGCAAGCCGCTCCCTCGCCCGTTGCCGACCGGACGGCCCCAGCGCCGCCCGGACGGATCCACGCAAGATTCGCCACCGCCGCCGCGATCACCTTCCCGGACGTTGGTTCCTGGCGGAAGCGGCGGGGGCGGCCGCTACGGTCGGCGCCGTGACCGACGAGGAGGCGATGCGGCTGGCCCTCGCCGAGGCCGCCCTCGCTCCCCGGCACGGCGACGTCCCCGTCGGCGCGGTGGCCCTGGTCGGCGGCGAGGTGGTGGCCCGCCGCCACAACGAGCGGGAGCGGGCACAGGACCCGCTGGCCCACGCCGAGGTGCTGGCGCTCGGCGACGCGGCCGGGGCGCTGGGAACGTGGCGGCTCGACGCCCTCACCCTGGTCGTGTCGCTGGAGCCGTGCCCCATGTGCGCCGGTGCTCTGGTCGCCGCCCGGGTCGCGCGTGTGGTGTTCGGCGCCGCCGACCCCAAGGCGGGCGCCTGCGGGTCGCTCTACAACCTGTGCGCCGATCCCAGACTGAACCACGCCGTCGACGTCACGCACGGAGTGCTGGCCGACGAGGCGGGCGCCCTCCTCACCGCCTTCTTCGCCGGCCGGCGCCGGCCCGCCCGCACGGGACGGCCGGCACGCGCCACCGGGCCGAGGGGGTCGGATCTGACACGGTGAGGCGGGCCTCAGGACGGTTCGCGACAACGTCCGCTTCGGCCGCTCTCCCACCCCCTCGTGGGCACAAGAGCCCGGGCGGGACGTCCGTCGCCGGGCCGCAGCAGCGCGTGCCGCCGTGGTCGTCTAGGAAGCGCCGGCCTGGGGGAAGGACCCGTCCATGAGCGCCCACGTCATCGGTCGGCCCCACGACGACCTCCTCGACGTCCTCCTCGGCCCCGGCGCCGAGCCCGAGCAGGCGTTCATCGCCGGCCGGGAGGAGGGCCCGGAGGAGGGCGGCGGCGGCGAGGACCACCCGCTGGGCGAGGAGCCCACCGAGGCGGACCGGTAGCCGCCGGAACCGCGCTGACGCCAGCGTTGTCCATGCGGCGGTCCGGGGGCTCGCCGATGGCTGCAATGGACACTGCCCGACCGCCGCCGAACATGCCGCTGACCTGGGCCTTCGTGCGAAAGCCCAGGTCAGTCAGCGGAGGGGGTGGGATTTGAACCCACGGTGAGGTTGCCCCCACAACGGTTTTCGAGACCGTCCGATTCGGCCGCTCTCGCACCCCTCCGGGAACACCCGAGCGTACCGGACGGCGACTCGGGCCCACGCGCGAGGAAGGGGCCCCCGAGGGCCCCTTCCTCATCCGCCGAGACCGGCGGTCACTTCATCTCAGTCCATCTCGGGGCGACGGGCCCAGCGGCGCACGCCCAGGGCGAGCACGGCCATGCCGGCGGCCAGGATGCCGAGGGTGCGGGTGTCGCCACCCGTGCGGGGCAGCTCGGCCACGGGGACCGGAGCGGCCGCGACGGCGGGCGCCGGGGCGGAGGCCAGCTTGAACTGGGATGCCGACTGGACCGAACCCACCTTCAGGGTGAGGCCCTGGGTGAGGGCGCCCACCGTGGCCGGCAGGTTCAGCAGGTTGCCCAGGTTGAGGGCGCCGCTGCCGAGGAGGGGAAGCTCACCCAGCGGGTTGGCGACCCCGGCGGCCTGGAGCTTGCCGAGCGACGACAGGCCCGTGTTGCCGGTCAGCGTGGCGACCAGGTTCTGCAGGATCGCCGGCGGCGTGATCTTGACGTTCAGCACGTCGATGCCGGCCAGGGCCTGGTTGTACCCGTTGGCGGTGGTGAGGCTGGTGGCCTTCTCGAGGACGCCGACGTGGACCAGGTCCTTCAGCGAGGGGTCGATGACCGACAGCACGTTGCCGAGGGTCGAGGTGACGCCGTTCAGCAGCTCGCCGATGGAGAGCAGGTCGACGCCCGGCAGCTGGATGCCGAGGACCGTGAGGCCGCCGAGCTTGCCGGTGACGTCGGCGACCGACGAGGCCAGCGAGTCGGTGGCCTTGGTCGTGGCACCGATGGTGGCGCCGTCGAGCTTCAGCAGCGTCAGGTCGTCCAGCAGGTTCAGGGCGGTGCCGAGCAGGTTGGTCAGCGTGTCCTGGAGGGTGGTCAGCAGGCCCTCGACCGTGCCCAGGGGCAGGTTCAGCGAGCTGACGTCGGTGAGGTTGAGGCCGTTGAGGGGCAGGGCGAGGGGCAGGCCGCCGAGCAGGCCCTCGATGGCCGGCACGTCGCCGACGATCGAGCTCAGCAGGGCGTTGTCGCCCGCGACCTGGCCCAAAATGCCGGTGATCGTCGTGAGCAGCCCGTCCACGGCCGACTGGAGGTCGGCGGCTCCCGTCGGCAGGGCGAGGGGCACGTTCAGCGTCTCGAGCAGACCGCTGACGACGCCGAGGGGCAGCTCGGCCAGGTCGAGGTTGAGGCCGGCCAGGAGGTCGCCCAGGCTCAGCAGCGAGATGGCGTCGATGCCGAGCGCCCGGGTGCCGTTGGCGGCGGGCAGGGCGGCAGCGGTGCCCATCTTGTTGTTGACGCTGACGATCTGCAGCAGGCCGCTGACCAGCGACAGGTCGGCGAGCTTGGCGTCGAGGCCGGAGCGGGCGCCGTCGGCGTCCAGCGCCGAGGTCAGGCTGGTCGGGATGAGCGAGCCGCCGAGGAGGCCGAGCGGCAG
The window above is part of the Acidimicrobiales bacterium genome. Proteins encoded here:
- a CDS encoding nucleoside deaminase encodes the protein MTDEEAMRLALAEAALAPRHGDVPVGAVALVGGEVVARRHNERERAQDPLAHAEVLALGDAAGALGTWRLDALTLVVSLEPCPMCAGALVAARVARVVFGAADPKAGACGSLYNLCADPRLNHAVDVTHGVLADEAGALLTAFFAGRRRPARTGRPARATGPRGSDLTR